One Vespula pensylvanica isolate Volc-1 chromosome 3, ASM1446617v1, whole genome shotgun sequence DNA window includes the following coding sequences:
- the LOC122627785 gene encoding homeobox protein engrailed-2-A-like codes for MSVALVTMDPAYSLRLGIGSPPRHHHHHHHHHHHHHRVRSPDHVGQPRQEDHLHHHHRHHHPRQEDTDTPLRFSVVNILRPDFGREAILSTKGTKQNGLPVPRHHSPLPLPRDLSLGSSVNSNNNRLSPQSPNSVVNRERDSFPSHCGLSRSGSVESLASNRSSVTGSSVTGSTPSLSSASSTIGSGESVSGESATSNATNINNLPQNGTNGQSLWPAWVYCTRYSDRPSSGPRTRRVKRSQNSGKSGTPEEKRPRTAFSAEQLARLKREFAENRYLTEIRRQQLSRDLGLNEAQIKIWFQNKRAKIKKASGQKNPLALQLMAQGLYNHSTVPVDEDGEEIVTARNHSQ; via the exons ATGAGTGTTGCTCTCGTTACCATGGATCCGGCGTACAGTCTCCGATTGGGGATTGGTTCTCCtcctcgtcatcatcatcatcatcatcatcatcaccatcatcatcatcgagtCAGATCGCCCGATCACGTGGGTCAGCCTCGTCAGGAAGATCACctgcatcatcatcatcgtcatcatcatcctcgTCAAGAGGACACGGATACTCCATTGAGATTCAGCGTCGTTAACATATTACGACCGGATTTCGGAAGAGAAGCGATTCTCAGTACGAAGGGTACGAAACAAAACGGTTTGCCGGTACCGAGACACCACAGTCCACTTCCGCTTCCACGAGATCTCAGTTTGGGCTCCTCAGTGAACAGCAATAACAATAGGCTATCGCCGCAATCACCCAATTCGGTTGTGAATCGCGAGAGAGACTCATTCCCGTCGCATTGCGGATTGAGCAGAAGCGGAAGCGTCGAGAGTCTTGCGAGCAATAGGAGTTCCGTGACAGGTAGCTCTGTCACAGGTAGCACGCCGTCCCTGAGCTCAGCGTCTTCGACTATAGGAAGCGGCGAATCGGTGAGCGGCGAAAGCGCGACCAGCAACGCCACCAATATAAATAACCTTCCACAAAATGGGACCAATGGTCAAAGTCTTTGGCCCGCTTGGGTTTATTGTACTAGATACTCCGACAGGCCCTCTTCCG GACCACGAACGAGACGAGTAAAGCGTTCGCAAAATAGCGGAAAAAGCGGCACGCCCGAGGAGAAGCGACCTAGAACGGCATTCAGTGCGGAACAGTTGGCCAGGCTGAAGCGAGAATTCGCTGAGAATCGATACTTGACGGAGATACGAAGGCAACAGCTCTCGAGGGATCTTGGACTAAACGAGGCACAGATCAAGATCTGGTTCCAAAATAAGAGGGCGAAGATCAAGAAGGCGAGCGGACAGAAGAATCCATTGGCCCTTCAGCTGATGGCCCAAGGACTTTACAATCACTCGACCGTGCCGGTCGACGAGGACGGCGAGGAGATCGTCACGGCACGAAATCATTCGCAGTGA